Proteins from a genomic interval of Vanacampus margaritifer isolate UIUO_Vmar chromosome 4, RoL_Vmar_1.0, whole genome shotgun sequence:
- the LOC144050279 gene encoding high choriolytic enzyme 1-like isoform X1: protein MVLHLGLFEPQMFDGKDPMPDTSAYDNSNTMTPIVITVLLLSVASVSPVAINRKSRTTTEESGTFVKIENANANVTSTAHLIHGDIMVNTDNDDGILRNAVPCTRAGCKWPKTGRNVKIPYEISNVFTRKQKRTIEKALREFKEGEHTTCIRFVKKTENDTNFISFISAATGCWSYLGRQVYGQQISLQQNGCVFKDIVQHEVLHALGFHHEHVRSDRDDNVIINFQNIQPGAERNFRISNTNNLGTPYDFDSVMHYGKNYFSKNGQPTIVPRNSSVTSFGTATEMNANDYARVNRLYEC from the exons ATGGTTCTTCACTTGGGTTTGTTCGAGCCCCAGATGTTTG ATGGAAAGGACCCAATGCCAGATACATCAGCTTATG aCAACAGCAACACCATGACGCCAATTGTCATCACTGTTCTGCTCCTGTCTGTTGCATCTGTTTCTCCA gtcgcaataaatagaaaaagcagAACGACAACTG AAGAATCTGGGACTTTTgtgaaaattgaaaatgcaaatgcaaatgttaCCTCAA CCGCCCACCTGATACACGGGGACATTATGGTTAACACGGACAATGATGATGGTATTTTGAGGAATGCTGTCCCCTGCACCAGGGCGGGATGTAAATGGCCTAAAACCGGAAGGAATGTCAAAATCCCCTATGAAATCTCCAATGTGTTCA ccAGAAAACAGAAGAGAACAATAGAAAAAGCCCTGAGAGAGTTTAAAGAAGGAGAGCACACAACCTGCATTCGCTTTGTCAAGAAGACTGAAAATGATACAAACTTTATATCCTTCATATCTGCTGCCACTGG GTGTTGGTCCTACCTTGGTCGACAAGTATATGGACAGCAAATCTCCTTGCAGCAAAACGGTTGTGTGTTCAAAGACATTGTGCAGCACGAGGTTCTCCATGCACTTGGATTCCATCATGAGCACGTCCGATCCGACAGAGACGACAACGTCATCATTAATTTTCAGAACATTCAACCAG GTGCGGAAAGAAACTTTCGgatttcaaacacaaacaacttGGGTACACCCTATGATTTTGACTCAGTGATGCATTACGGCAA AAATTACTTCAGCAAAAATGGACAACCAACCATAGTTCCCAGAAATAGTTCTGTCACAAGTTTTGGCACTGCGACAGAGATGAATGCCAATGATTATGCACGTGTCAACAGACTTTACGAGTGCT AA
- the LOC144050281 gene encoding high choriolytic enzyme 1-like, translated as MTPIVITVLLLSVASVSPVRSSLQTHNKQFSKESGTFVKIEKANANVTSTAHLIHGDIMVNTDNDDGILRNAVPCTRAGCKWPKTGRNVKIPYEISNVFTRKQKRTIEKALREFKEGEHTTCIRFVKKTENDTNFISFISAATGCWSYLGRQVYGQQISLQQNGCVFKDIVQHEVLHALGFHHEHVRSDRDDNVIINFQNIQPGVERNFQIADTNNLDTPYDFDSVMHYGKNYFSKNGQPTIVPRNSSVTSFGTATEMNANDYARVNRLYEC; from the exons ATGACGCCAATTGTCATCACTGTTCTGCTCCTGTCTGTTGCATCTGTTTCTCCAGTAAGATCAAGTTTACAAACCCATAATAAACAGTTTAGCA AAGAATCTGGGACTTTTGTGAAAATTGAAAAGGCAAATGCAAATGTTACCTCAA CCGCCCATCTGATACACGGGGACATTATGGTTAACACGGACAATGATGATGGTATTTTGAGGAATGCTGTCCCCTGCACCAGGGCGGGATGTAAATGGCCTAAAACCGGAAGGAATGTCAAAATCCCCTATGAAATCTCCAATGTGTTCA ccAGAAAACAGAAGAGAACAATAGAAAAAGCCCTGAGAGAGTTTAAAGAAGGAGAGCACACAACCTGCATTCGCTTTGTCAAGAAGACTGAAAATGATACAAACTTTATATCCTTCATATCTGCTGCCACTGG GTGTTGGTCCTACCTTGGTCGACAAGTATATGGACAGCAAATCTCCTTGCAGCAAAATGGTTGTGTGTTCAAAGACATTGTGCAGCACGAGGTTCTCCATGCACTTGGATTCCATCATGAGCACGTCCGATCCGACAGAGACGACAACGTCATCATTAATTTTCAGAACATTCAACCAG GTGTGGAAAGAAACTTTCAGATTGCAGACACAAACAACTTGGATACACCCTATGATTTTGACTCAGTGATGCATTACGGCAA AAATTACTTCAGCAAAAATGGACAACCAACCATAGTTCCCAGAAATAGTTCTGTCACAAGTTTTGGCACTGCGACAGAGATGAATGCCAATGATTATGCACGTGTCAACAGACTTTACGAGTGCT AA
- the LOC144050279 gene encoding high choriolytic enzyme 1-like isoform X2, with amino-acid sequence MTPIVITVLLLSVASVSPVAINRKSRTTTEESGTFVKIENANANVTSTAHLIHGDIMVNTDNDDGILRNAVPCTRAGCKWPKTGRNVKIPYEISNVFTRKQKRTIEKALREFKEGEHTTCIRFVKKTENDTNFISFISAATGCWSYLGRQVYGQQISLQQNGCVFKDIVQHEVLHALGFHHEHVRSDRDDNVIINFQNIQPGAERNFRISNTNNLGTPYDFDSVMHYGKNYFSKNGQPTIVPRNSSVTSFGTATEMNANDYARVNRLYEC; translated from the exons ATGACGCCAATTGTCATCACTGTTCTGCTCCTGTCTGTTGCATCTGTTTCTCCA gtcgcaataaatagaaaaagcagAACGACAACTG AAGAATCTGGGACTTTTgtgaaaattgaaaatgcaaatgcaaatgttaCCTCAA CCGCCCACCTGATACACGGGGACATTATGGTTAACACGGACAATGATGATGGTATTTTGAGGAATGCTGTCCCCTGCACCAGGGCGGGATGTAAATGGCCTAAAACCGGAAGGAATGTCAAAATCCCCTATGAAATCTCCAATGTGTTCA ccAGAAAACAGAAGAGAACAATAGAAAAAGCCCTGAGAGAGTTTAAAGAAGGAGAGCACACAACCTGCATTCGCTTTGTCAAGAAGACTGAAAATGATACAAACTTTATATCCTTCATATCTGCTGCCACTGG GTGTTGGTCCTACCTTGGTCGACAAGTATATGGACAGCAAATCTCCTTGCAGCAAAACGGTTGTGTGTTCAAAGACATTGTGCAGCACGAGGTTCTCCATGCACTTGGATTCCATCATGAGCACGTCCGATCCGACAGAGACGACAACGTCATCATTAATTTTCAGAACATTCAACCAG GTGCGGAAAGAAACTTTCGgatttcaaacacaaacaacttGGGTACACCCTATGATTTTGACTCAGTGATGCATTACGGCAA AAATTACTTCAGCAAAAATGGACAACCAACCATAGTTCCCAGAAATAGTTCTGTCACAAGTTTTGGCACTGCGACAGAGATGAATGCCAATGATTATGCACGTGTCAACAGACTTTACGAGTGCT AA
- the LOC144050279 gene encoding high choriolytic enzyme 1-like isoform X3, whose amino-acid sequence MVLHLGLFEPQMFDGKDPMPDTSAYAAHLIHGDIMVNTDNDDGILRNAVPCTRAGCKWPKTGRNVKIPYEISNVFTRKQKRTIEKALREFKEGEHTTCIRFVKKTENDTNFISFISAATGCWSYLGRQVYGQQISLQQNGCVFKDIVQHEVLHALGFHHEHVRSDRDDNVIINFQNIQPGAERNFRISNTNNLGTPYDFDSVMHYGKNYFSKNGQPTIVPRNSSVTSFGTATEMNANDYARVNRLYEC is encoded by the exons ATGGTTCTTCACTTGGGTTTGTTCGAGCCCCAGATGTTTG ATGGAAAGGACCCAATGCCAGATACATCAGCTTATG CCGCCCACCTGATACACGGGGACATTATGGTTAACACGGACAATGATGATGGTATTTTGAGGAATGCTGTCCCCTGCACCAGGGCGGGATGTAAATGGCCTAAAACCGGAAGGAATGTCAAAATCCCCTATGAAATCTCCAATGTGTTCA ccAGAAAACAGAAGAGAACAATAGAAAAAGCCCTGAGAGAGTTTAAAGAAGGAGAGCACACAACCTGCATTCGCTTTGTCAAGAAGACTGAAAATGATACAAACTTTATATCCTTCATATCTGCTGCCACTGG GTGTTGGTCCTACCTTGGTCGACAAGTATATGGACAGCAAATCTCCTTGCAGCAAAACGGTTGTGTGTTCAAAGACATTGTGCAGCACGAGGTTCTCCATGCACTTGGATTCCATCATGAGCACGTCCGATCCGACAGAGACGACAACGTCATCATTAATTTTCAGAACATTCAACCAG GTGCGGAAAGAAACTTTCGgatttcaaacacaaacaacttGGGTACACCCTATGATTTTGACTCAGTGATGCATTACGGCAA AAATTACTTCAGCAAAAATGGACAACCAACCATAGTTCCCAGAAATAGTTCTGTCACAAGTTTTGGCACTGCGACAGAGATGAATGCCAATGATTATGCACGTGTCAACAGACTTTACGAGTGCT AA